The Triticum aestivum cultivar Chinese Spring chromosome 4B, IWGSC CS RefSeq v2.1, whole genome shotgun sequence sequence gagtgtggatttcccttcatgacacttttccaagtctttcttcaaagaagtgacttgggccttgagctctttgatttcctctacatggttagtctcaacacaagtactagaggaagtataagcttcatcgttagagcaacaaggcaaggaaagcaattcatcacaagatgtaccaacattgtgagtagatgaattacaaggactagcacatggcaatatactattttgactagaagtagtgctagtatccacatgaggctcactagatgttaccttagcaatcatggcctcatgagctatctttagcacactatgggatactagaagatcatcatgagagcttgagagcttttcatgactttcttccaatttcccataattgctagatagcacctcaagttgagcccgtagctcaacattctccttcaaaatggatgcttcacaagtaatagaattagtagcacaagcatcatcattaacaacaagaggagaaggcaacttggcaagctcttttaaataagaagcttcaagttgagcatgagactcggtgagtttgatgagctcacccttgatgacccttgagccattttcgaggtgctcaaaatcctcaaggagtctagcatgagcaacttcaagcttagcatttttagtttcaaaacattggccacctcaagagctctatcagtagattccttcactctagacaattctagagcaaaagtctcctcaagagattccttggtggtttgttcaagttcaagagcttgagagaggtccgcaatctcattagcgtaatcacgcccatgaccttccattttatcaatggtgacctcatgctcctctagatgagattccaactcctcaatgtatttcttgccatcaatggcaatggacattatttccatgaagttggaacgagcaattttatttttatgaagagctttaaaaatcatttcccccttagtttttaaggaggcaacattatcattctcttcatcattatcctcatcatcattagcatcaacatcatcatcaagagacatattggggtacaaagtaggagatacctttgacgccttagccataaggcaaaaagcaatagatgatgatgtaggatcccttgaggcaccattaaacaccacatcttgttccatggagtgttcggtttcctctacattgttagcacaacaattcgaggaaatagatgcatttttatcatggcaacaagacatagcaagcatatcatgagatttagtcaagcaatttctacatgatatgcaaggactatcaacacaagcatgtgaaacatttggagtgctcgaagtgttaaagcccaaagaaggagcattgcaataatatagtgatgaaggatcatccacaataagcatactatcatcattgcaatgaccaacactactcaccatgtcattaccttgtggcaaaccacatgtaggtgaagtagaagaagttgagaagactatacgaccggaggtggagggagaacaatcatccccacaaatcttggacacaccatatttatcttgaagcttcgtccacaactcatgagcatctcggaacggcatgagttgaaatataactacattgctcaaagcatcgaaaagcacattagaagcttgagcattgagataagagtttttctcatcctctaaagataatctttggggatcctttggaggagaaaaacccatatctacaattcgctctaaatttgggtccatgaccctaaagagattaagcatgcgaattacccaaacatcaaaatttgtgccatcgaaactaagagtgtcagagaatcctaatcccctagtcgacatctttactctctaggcggttaagcctaataaagagagacgaggctctgataccaattgaaagatcgaggatgtcgcctagaggggggggtgaataggcgctttaaaataattacggtttaggcttgaacaaatgcggaataaacctagcggttaatttgtcaagcacaaaacctaaaacaactaggctcacctatgtgcaccaacaacttatgctaagcaagataagcaactatgtgatagcaagatatatgacaaagaacaatatggctatcacaaagtaaagtgcataagtaaagggtcgggtaagagataaccgaggcacgcggagacgacgatgtatcccgaagttcacacccttgcggatgctaatctccgtttggagcggtgtggaggcacaatgctccccaagaagccactagggccaccgtaatctcctcacgccctcgcacaatgcaagatgccgtgattccactaagggacccttgagggcggtcaccgaacccgtacaaatggcaacccttgggggcggtcaccgaacccgtacactttggcaacccttgggggcggtcaccggaacccgtcaaattgctcggggcgatctccacaacctaattggagaccccgacgcttgcccggagctttacaccacaatgattgagctccgaacaccaccaaccgtctagggcgcccaagcacccaagaggaacaagctcaagggcaccaagcacccaagagtaataagcttctcaaacttcacttccacgtatcaccgtggagaactcaaaccgatgcaccaaatgcaatggcaagggcacacggagtgcccaagtccttctctctcaaatcccaccgaagcaactaatgctagggaggaaaatgagaggaagaacaagaaggagaacaccaataactccaagatcaagatccaaggggttcccctcacatagaggagaaagtgattggtggaaatgtggatctagatctcctctttcttttccctcaaaaactagcaagaatccatggagggattgagagttagcaagctcgaagaaggtcaacaatgggggaagaacacgagctctaaggataaggttgaatggggaagaagacccccttttataggagctcccgaatccaaccgttatgctcacagcccgcacagagcggtactactgctagggcggtagaaccccttcgaaacacaacagcgaggaggcaaaaaggccaaaagaacctttggagcggtagtaccgctcgacctcacggtactaccgctcgacctcacggtactaccgcaaatggtagcggtactactgcttgcgagcggtactaaaaaaatacttttgtgcctacttccgctgagcaaaacacgagattttggtccggagcggtactaccgcttaggagccgcggtagtactgctctggggcggtactaccgctcaggagccgcggtagtaccgctctggagcggtagtaaaaaattacatccgctctagtcgcggtagtaccgctgcagcctttaccaaaacaaccacaacttttgcatccggactccgaattcgacgaaaccaagtttgttggaaagatagcgacaagggctaacacaatcttgatagaaaaaccaataataagcaaatgataaaagtcccaaaagaaaatggtgagaacccttcctcggataagaccagtaaaacctccaacaccgaaaacatcatagaagacgcatgcaaactccgttttcgatgaactcaagcttgtcataaagatgaccataagctctaagaatcacaaagagaaccaaacaagaaccaagaaacatgatgcaaggatgcaatggtttgagctctcgaagaacgatacgatcaagctactcacttgagagccccccttgatagtacggctatcgatcctataacccggtctcccaactaccaccatgagaccggtaaaatagaaaacctatcaagggcaaacctttgccttgcacatgatccacttgagctagatgatgacgatcttgactccctcaagttggaccacctttcttgattgcgttggctcgatgaagactagatgattgctcccccatagtccactatgggtgagccactcttcggcacatcttcacaagtccattgacaccacaatggatggcaagattcaagcacttgatctcttcgtgatgctccacttgaacttgcacacggcaatcttgatgatgatcaccacttgatgcatcctttccatgggttgtatgatatcttcctcttgacgcaagcccatggacatgtacctaaccccacatagaactctcacatagaccatgggttagtacacaaagtgcaatggacaatgcttaccataccatgggatcacttgatccctctcggtacatcttctacgctttgtgagttgatcaacttgattcactcttgacttagtcttgatcaaccttgaatctttccaactctcttagtttggatgatgtcttgaaggtaaacatgaatgatcacacaatcttcttcttcaagatatgcttgcaataagctcaacactcacatgaccaatctttggataattccttaatagcaccgaggtcatcacaaactctccttgaaaccaacaaatggactccaagaaaagcctatggacaaacccttcaaatataactcaaggcaatcattagtccatagagattgtcatcaattgccaaaaccaaacatgggggcaccgcatgtcctttcacatGTGCACACAAAAGGAGCATATATTTTAGCAAAAATGCAGTCCACTGAACTAGGGCACATATGACTAACAAATTTAGCATGCACATAACTGAATCACAGGTGGCAAACAATACTCTGCCACTTTCAATGAACACATCCAGTGCTTAATCACCAAAGCAAGAAAAATACCGGCTTTGCACATGCTAAGAACCTTCTCCCAATCATTGTTCCTTCAAACGCAACAAGCCTCTCTGATGGCTTCCCATGCTTCTCGCAGAACGCCATCAGATCTAGCTCAAGGCCCTTGTAATCCGGGTCCTCAAGTGAGAAAGGCACCTGCACAATCAAAAGGACAGCAAGAGGACACATCAAATCAAACGAAATCCTCACAACAAAGACCACCTACACACAAAAATCCCCAAAATTcctaaacctaaccctaaccctagctccaatgGAGTAACTAACCTGGTTCAGGCCATCGATGGAGGTTTCGGAGTACATGTACGAGAGGCTTGAGTTGTCATCGCTGCTCTCGTCTTCCAGAACCATGGCTGCGGCGGTGTGGTGTGGCAGCCGGCGGTGGCGGGCGCAGGCGACGGCGACGCAGAGAGCAGGAAGAAAGGAAGAGGAAGGCGAGCGGGGTTGGGTCGGGATCTGGCTCGGTCGCACAGCCGCGACTATAACGGTGTGAGCCGGCCTCGTCCTAGTCAGCGCGTAGTCAGCGCGCGGGCATGCGCGCACTGGCCAGCGTGGCGCCTGACGGCGGGCCCAACCGATCAGTTTATCTGTCAATACGTATAAAACACACTTTTAGTCTTTTTTGCAACGGCTCGCCCCGatcttggtactgacacgtaaaaatatCAATCTTGGTACAAATCTGCTTCCAAtgcccaattgtggtacttctgtgcaatttactcaACATGGAGCCGCAGTCGACGCCTCCTGTCCACAGCGAGAGAAGGGGCTAAACCCGTGGCTGAGGACGGCAACCTCCAGCAGGATGTTGAAGGTGGAGGAGAGTGGTGTCTGCGCCGGGAAGATTGGGCGTGGGTGAGGGACTGAGGGGTAGGCGGATCGGCCGCGGTTCGTCCGTGCGGCGGCCGCTCGCGTCCCAACAGGCAGCGGGATGCATCATGTGCTCGGGCGATTAGTTTCCTATTTTCGCGTCGCGTGATTAGGGTGATGCGGGTCGTGGAATTACATATTTTCCTCCGCGGTGGAGTACGGTCAGTTAATTTAAATTACTAAGTGCACATAGAAAATGGATCAAGTTAAGGCCAGCCGTTAGATTAAGTTTAGTGGGACTAATCGTGTGGTGTTGGCTGGGTCGTACGGTGTTGTGGGGCTAATTACGGGGTGCACGTAAGAAAGTTCTtgtttttgtttgattgtttgATAGTAGTGGTGATTACTGGCTATGCATCTAAAAAAACTccctccctcaaaaaaaaaaacaaaaaaactcgcTGTTCTGAAAAAAAGTAATAAAACTCGCTGTTGTTGCTCTCGGCCGGCTGTAGTGCTGCTGCTCCTTGCGCTCTCCGCCCTCTCCCGGTCTCCCCAATCTCCCCGCCGCCGCGGGCTCCTTGCTGCCTGCGTCCGCTTCCGACCTTCCGTGCTCCGTCTTCTCCCCGTCTTCCCCGCTCCCACCTCCGCGCTGCCCTCGAGGATGGAAGAGCCGCCGCTGTACAAGTTCGGGCCGTATAAGATCGACGCGAGGGAGGTCTTCCACGCCACGCCCCTCTCCTACGCCATGGTCAACCTCCGCCCCCTCCTCCCTGGTAGTCTTGACGCCCTATTCGCCCCTTTCCCTTGCCTCGCCTCTAGGGTTTTGTTTGCTGTAACTATTCAATGCCAGTCTGCCGCTCCTGACTTAGAATCACGCTAGGACGCTTATATATCTCGATGAATCGCATGAGCATGTGACACATGCTTAGAAAAATTAGCCCGCCCTTGCGAATGCGGCTAATGGCACATCAGATTTTTTGTGTAGACCAGATGATAGATGAGAAATTCACTCTTCAGACCACCATGAAAATAATTTTAACACACTAGATCGTGTTAGATAGATTAGATCCCAATTTCGTTTATTTCGGGGAGTTATGCCCAGCTTCGAGAATGGAGATCTTCTGCAGTTCTTTAGCATCAACGTTAACCTGGGAGAAACAAGTAGCGGAACGGGTTTCATTCTTTATTTTTGGGCACATGGATCCCCTTCTCCGAAGCATAAACATTAGACTAAGTACTCTGCAGTCAAGCTTTTTTCTTTGCTTAAGAGAATGCTATGCATCCCTCTCACGGTGCCTTGTTTTGTTTTATCGGCACAGGGTTCCTAGTCATCAATCTCCGGATCCTGCAATGCATGCTTTCCTATTCGTGCCTTCCTATGTAGTTCTTGCACATATAATCCATTTAAGTTATCTGTTTGGACAATTGAAAATCCATTCCATTCAATCACATTCGACTCTTATGTACAAATCACCATGTTCATGAATGGTGGATTTGTTTCTGTTACCATTTTGTACGATGGCGATTTGTAATTTTAGATTTGTATCTTTTGTACTTCTGGCTGCTATTTTGTATTTATCTATGTCAATCTTACTCTGCAGGTCATATCCTTTGATTTGGCAAAGACGTTTCTGTGGTTTAGAGTTATGAGAGTGCTAATGAGGACATGCCTGGATGGGGTCTCCTGGTTTTGTCATACTATCGATTACTTTGATTCACTTGCTTGTTTATGCCTGCTAAATCTCATGGATACAGTCCAAACACTTCTAACAAAAAAGGATGACTGGTTTTTGTTATCAATTGGAGAATATATTGCCGCATATTTTCATAGTCTTTTGCATTGATATATAAATAAAATCGATATATCAAGGATGTCGATACTAGAATCTGGTTTCATGTATGTGAGTGGCttataaaaagtgattgaaacaTCCGTCATTAATTCTTCAAAAGTAATAATATTAAATGTCATGTCATCCCAACCAATTGATCTTCATCTTCTTATGGTTGAGTTGTATGCAGCAGTTAGTTCCAGTGTGCAACCTATTCATACTGATATATGCACTTCTTTGGTATATAACTTTTACTTGAGGTAATACCCCATTGTCTTTTTTTTCCCTGCCATTCAGCTGTTCACAACATTTATAATTTGGAGTTTAGCATCTATTACAGTTTAAAGTTTCATATGATGAGAACACATGTTTTATGGTATATACTATTTTACCTTGACAATACACACATGTCCTCGTGTGCCCCAAACGCGTGGTGAAACGATTTGCTGATCTAAGTTCTGATGAGACTAGTGATTTGTGGGTAACTGCAAAAGAAGTTGGTGCAAAGCTCGAGCAGTACCACAAAGCTTCTTCCATCACATTCGCGATTCAGGTAAAGTCTATATCTATGTGATGAATAGCTCAGCGTCCAAATTTTATGTAGTttgtttctactccctccgttcacaaatactccctccgtcccaaaatacttgtcggagaaatggataaaattggatgtatctataactaaaatacatccagattcatgcatttctccgacaagtattttcggacggagggagtataagatgttTTGCCAGTTCAATTTGAActaccaaaacgtcttatatttaggaacagaggtagcaCAATTTAAAGGGGTTCACCTTATTGATTTTCCTGTTGTGTGGTACACAACAAAATAGAATGTGTTAGCTGTGGAATAAGTTACATTTGACTACTGTGGTTTTTTCCTTTGGTTACTTTGTTCACCTTTGCCTTACAAAGTCACAATAATCAATGGCGGAAGGAGCAGCTGCTGAATTATAGCTATTTGTACTTATCAGGATGGTCCTCAGGCTGGCCAAACAGTTGCCCATGTCCACATCCACGTCATCCCCAGGAAGAAAGGAGATTTCGAGAAAAACGATGAAATATATGATGCGGTAAAATGACCTTGGTGTTCCGTTGATATTATCTGATCCAGTTTTCTTTTCTGGTTGATTCTGACATAAGGCTTGTCATTTTGCCTTGTAACAGACTGACGTGAAAGTGAAAGAGAAGGAAATGAAGGAGAAGCTTGACCTAGATGTCGAAAGAAAAGATAGAAGCATGGAAGAAATGGCTCATGAGGCCACCGAGTACCTCGCTCTTTTCTGATGAACTCTAattttcatccactgccactcttGCCTAAATAAGCCTTGTGACTGCTTGTCCTTGATTGCGCGTTGTGGTTCTTATTCTCCACGGACCTGGTAGCGTCCAGTCCAAATCTGATGTGGTGGTATTGCTTCATCGTAAGAATATATCGCACATCTGATGTAGTGGTATCGGGAGATCACTTGTTCGTCGTAACTCGTAAGAATATACTATTGGGCTGGTTATTCTCCCTTACGTGCCAATCAAATTTATTTCCCCATTGATTTTGGTTTTGGATAATAAAGGAAAGGAAAAGATTTGATATTTGATTGGAAAAAGCAGAGGGAGGCTTGAGTGCTAGCCAGAGCTTATTGGCATTTGATGGGAGATTTGGTGCATATGTCGTCGTGCCACTTGGCATCAAATGACGGACCATGCACGATTGCACAATTATTGACGGATGCTTCATATATGCTCGTATTGGCATCTAAGTGCAGTCATAGTCAGAGCAACTTTTTTTCTTGGGTGCGTGCAAGAGTCAGTGCTTTGGAAAGTGAAGGTTAGGTACTGGTACCTGTCTATCTTGCGATGCTTTGCAACGAGTCAACAACGAAATTTTTGTTCGGCAGAAAAGGGAAGGGGGCAAAATCGGTCAAATACAACTGCTGCCAACTCTCTAGAGACGAGTAGAAATTATTTCGACAGTACCCAAAAGAATTGACATCGGTAGTACAAAGAAATGAAAAACAAATCGTGAGCTATATCTGCAGTGCCATTTGGTAGGCATATAACCTTTTTCCAAATCGAAGTAAAAGTAATAGCATGTCGAAAACAGCTAGCAGGTTGATGAGGACGATCGGTGACGAGGGCGATCGGTGTCCCTAGGTGGCGGTGCAGTTGTTGCCGGCGCCGGCGTCGGCGCCGCAGCCGCATGTGCGTGGGGAGAAGGCGCAGACGCCGAAGGGCTTGCCGGGGACGTTGCAGTCGATGGCGTAGCAGCACCGCGTGTCCACGCATGAGCTGCTCGCGCTGGCGTTGCTGCCGCTCCCTGCCGCCGCGCAGCACCGGCACCCCATGCACAGCTGGAACGGCTCGTACCTTCCTCCGCCCGGCGCCTCGTCCCCGGCGGCGGCTACCCTCGCGGCCGGGAGCGCCACCGATCGGTACACCACGGCGCGAACCGGCACGTATCCCGCCGGGGCCGGCGATGGACGCGACGTCGCACCTCTGCCGGCTTGGATGGAGGCGAGGACCAGGAGAAGTATGAGAGAGTTGGATGGCACGTGGTGCGCCATGCTTGTCTTGTGGGCTTGTGGAGGATGAAACTGGGAAGGAGAGGAAAATAAGCAAGCTGCACCCTTTTGGGGACTAGCCAACTAGCCAAGTGACAATggtctgtttggatccatgggttagagttagtttgcattagtttggactcaactaacccaaaagtatccGAACAGGAGGGTTAgattgggttagatgcatctaacccatctaaaaatctaacccacccaagaggtgcttatttgggttagtctTCTCAGGagcactaaaaaacacatttttctctcgctctctccGCAACAGATCCCTCcacacttcctcgaagcttctcgtcctatTCCTCCCTCCCTCTCACAATGTTCGTGAAGGCGCTTGGCCATATCCGCGCttcatctaaccctgtcatccaaacacctctttggttagagttagttcagagttagtttagggttagaatctaactctaacctctaactgagttagagtatccaaacagagcAAATGGAGTTTGGCAGG is a genomic window containing:
- the LOC123091563 gene encoding uncharacterized protein; translation: MAHHVPSNSLILLLVLASIQAGRGATSRPSPAPAGYVPVRAVVYRSVALPAARVAAAGDEAPGGGRYEPFQLCMGCRCCAAAGSGSNASASSSCVDTRCCYAIDCNVPGKPFGVCAFSPRTCGCGADAGAGNNCTAT
- the LOC123091561 gene encoding bifunctional bis(5'-adenosyl)-triphosphatase/adenylylsulfatase FHIT, coding for MEEPPLYKFGPYKIDAREVFHATPLSYAMVNLRPLLPGHVLVCPKRVVKRFADLSSDETSDLWVTAKEVGAKLEQYHKASSITFAIQDGPQAGQTVAHVHIHVIPRKKGDFEKNDEIYDATDVKVKEKEMKEKLDLDVERKDRSMEEMAHEATEYLALF